A window of the Algoriphagus halophilus genome harbors these coding sequences:
- a CDS encoding isoprenyl transferase produces the protein MYLQKLRYSEKTGMKEELDRNRIPRHIAIIMDGNGRWAKKKGAMRIFGHHHAIKAVRDAIEGANNLGVKYLTLFSFSTENWSRPKDEVEGLMALLVKTIANEVPMMMKNNIVMESIGDINSLPKSAYNQLIEAKEKTSQNTGLKLVLALSYSGQWELTQAAKRIAQKVSDGKLKVEDISQEVFADNLETAGIPDPELMIRTSGEFRLSNFLLWQLAYTELHFTPVLWPDFREKHLIAAILDYQKRERRFGKTGEQVKS, from the coding sequence TTGTACCTCCAAAAATTAAGGTATTCGGAAAAAACTGGAATGAAGGAAGAATTAGACCGAAACAGAATCCCCCGACATATTGCAATAATCATGGATGGCAATGGCCGTTGGGCTAAGAAAAAGGGGGCCATGAGAATCTTCGGGCACCACCATGCTATCAAAGCTGTAAGAGATGCAATAGAAGGAGCCAATAATTTGGGAGTAAAGTACTTAACTCTATTTTCATTTTCCACAGAAAACTGGTCTCGTCCCAAAGATGAAGTGGAGGGACTAATGGCATTATTGGTTAAAACGATAGCCAATGAAGTTCCAATGATGATGAAAAATAATATCGTTATGGAAAGTATTGGAGACATTAATAGTCTTCCTAAATCAGCATATAATCAACTAATCGAGGCGAAAGAAAAAACCTCTCAGAATACCGGTCTCAAGCTCGTTTTAGCACTTAGCTACAGCGGACAATGGGAACTCACCCAAGCAGCCAAACGCATTGCTCAAAAAGTCTCTGACGGGAAATTAAAAGTCGAGGACATTTCTCAGGAAGTGTTTGCCGACAATCTGGAAACTGCCGGAATACCTGATCCTGAATTAATGATCAGAACTTCGGGAGAGTTTAGATTAAGCAATTTTCTGTTGTGGCAACTGGCATACACAGAGTTACATTTTACTCCAGTGTTATGGCCAGATTTTAGAGAAAAGCATCTGATCGCTGCGATCCTCGATTACCAAAAAAGGGAAAGACGATTTGGTAAAACAGGTGAGCAAGTTAAATCTTAA
- the porG gene encoding type IX secretion system protein PorG, producing the protein MKKVNFQIFSRLLIFLLVFTGLSLNSYAQKYEIGGGLGVAAYSGDIIRKIDPGQIGLQGTLFGKRNFDNVWTLRVGLNVARLNAADSIKPIDQMALFRDSRFRAGIVEASAVMEFNFLDFLRNNSEFRFSPYAFFGIGYAHAFAKGNTFAGNVSERYNVGTIVIPFGGGVKYRINDRWTLAGELGFRPTFTDYLDKIDSSDPEIARFPDPTNPDVPFGINFGNPYNKDWYYFLGLTISYTFASTKCYAY; encoded by the coding sequence TTGAAAAAGGTCAATTTTCAGATTTTCAGTCGCTTACTAATTTTCTTGTTGGTTTTTACTGGCTTAAGCCTGAATTCCTACGCACAGAAATATGAAATTGGTGGTGGATTAGGGGTAGCAGCCTACTCTGGTGATATTATTCGGAAAATTGATCCTGGCCAAATTGGCCTTCAAGGAACGTTGTTTGGCAAGAGAAATTTTGACAATGTTTGGACGCTTAGAGTGGGACTCAATGTAGCCCGACTAAATGCTGCAGACAGTATAAAGCCCATAGACCAGATGGCTTTATTTAGGGATAGCAGATTCAGAGCAGGAATTGTCGAGGCATCTGCAGTAATGGAATTCAATTTCTTGGATTTTCTTAGAAATAATTCAGAGTTCCGGTTCTCTCCCTATGCTTTCTTTGGAATTGGCTATGCGCATGCCTTTGCGAAAGGAAATACTTTTGCTGGTAATGTTTCCGAGCGGTATAATGTTGGAACCATCGTAATCCCATTTGGAGGTGGTGTGAAATATAGAATTAACGACAGATGGACGTTGGCTGGGGAATTAGGCTTTAGACCTACTTTTACAGACTACTTGGATAAAATAGATAGTTCAGACCCGGAAATCGCCAGATTTCCTGACCCAACAAATCCTGATGTTCCATTCGGGATTAATTTTGGAAACCCCTATAATAAAGATTGGTACTATTTCTTAGGGCTTACAATCAGCTATACTTTCGCCAGTACCAAGTGCTATGCTTATTAA